ATGCAAGTCCTGACAACATCAATTCTTCAGGCAGGGGCGGTTAACTTTTTTTCATTATATTTATAACGATGCTGGAACAACATTACAAATGGCATTCGCCGCACCTGGGCCATGAATTTGAGATGCTGGTATACGGAGATGAGGGCTATCCGCTGATCCTCTTCCCAACTTCTATGGGAAGGCATTACGAGCATAAGGAAAGAGGACTGATCCAGGCGCTGCAATGGTTTGTTGACAATCAGCTGATCAGAATTTACTGCCCCGACTCTGTTGACGCCCAAAGCTGGTATAACATACATGTAAATCCCGCAGAAAGAGCCCTCCATCATGTGAGATACGATCAGCTGCTTCGGCATGAAGTGCTGGAAAAGGTGACCGAAGAAACAGGCATACAGCGTATTGCAGTAGCAGGTTGCAGCTTTGGCGGATATCATGCCGCTAACTTTGCCTTCCGTTACCCCGAGCGGGTTTCCTACCTGTTCAGCCTCAGTGGCGTGTTTGACGTGAGGTCCAGGCTGAATGGCCATTATGACGACAATGTATATTTTAATAACCCTGTCGATTTTATGCCTGAGAACCCGCATGAAGCATTATGGCGCATGGGGATCATCCTGGGTGTGGCAGAACAAGACATTACCCGTAGCCAGAATGAGACC
The DNA window shown above is from Chitinophaga agri and carries:
- a CDS encoding alpha/beta fold hydrolase — protein: MLEQHYKWHSPHLGHEFEMLVYGDEGYPLILFPTSMGRHYEHKERGLIQALQWFVDNQLIRIYCPDSVDAQSWYNIHVNPAERALHHVRYDQLLRHEVLEKVTEETGIQRIAVAGCSFGGYHAANFAFRYPERVSYLFSLSGVFDVRSRLNGHYDDNVYFNNPVDFMPENPHEALWRMGIILGVAEQDITRSQNETMSGILQQKGIMHWLDVRPNKTHDWPTWLEMLPYYLSLIK